The Sedimentisphaera salicampi genome includes a region encoding these proteins:
- the pstA gene encoding phosphate ABC transporter permease PstA codes for MREKLRHIKDKLFTFSAHFSIVLLVAALIIVLGPMLAKGFTAVVFQGTSEFRRLQLEEHSRGSKEDVLAEVEQGRKERQNLHDMIEDFNVGIDTSEMYDKARDIYREYSRNLRSMDLPYDEYSGKRRKAREVRDYLLDAIESEDEEKVNSFLEKVFAEQTNKDFKDTEFQKIFTLAEQFRETSKKIDFSKRDKYKEDLVRIKELMKELFGPAPGEEKPALIMEQYGATRWDMAQRVINEIMHKTEWVEQEGTAALAKKKVERRKTFKGTGFEAFFDILPQKAREILKPRTTFYWQYFIDDSTPGHYFGGVGPEIIGTLMLTLLAMAMAIPLGITAAAYLVECAGENMIVKIIRGFINTLAGVPSIVFGLFGMAFFVMFLLPAFGKQPQACVLTASMTLAVLVLPVIIRSSEEAIRAVPRTYKEASLALGAGNFSTFIFVTMPAAMPGILTGIILSLSRAAGETAPILFTGAVALGPIPDSIFSPTRTLSYGSYDIAVGDRLAMQVPHKQYGMVATLILLVLILNIIAICIRSRMSAKLKGQN; via the coding sequence ATGAGAGAAAAGCTAAGACATATCAAAGATAAGCTCTTCACGTTTTCTGCGCACTTCTCTATAGTGCTGCTTGTGGCTGCTTTGATTATTGTTTTAGGGCCTATGCTTGCCAAAGGCTTCACGGCAGTGGTATTCCAAGGCACAAGCGAATTCCGAAGGCTTCAGCTTGAAGAGCATTCAAGGGGCAGCAAAGAAGATGTGCTTGCTGAGGTAGAGCAGGGCCGGAAAGAAAGGCAGAATCTCCATGATATGATCGAAGATTTCAATGTGGGGATTGATACCTCCGAGATGTACGATAAAGCCAGAGATATATACCGTGAATACAGCAGAAATCTCAGGAGTATGGATCTGCCTTATGACGAATACAGCGGCAAGAGAAGAAAGGCAAGGGAAGTTCGGGATTATCTGCTTGATGCGATTGAGAGCGAAGACGAAGAGAAGGTAAACAGCTTTTTAGAGAAAGTTTTTGCGGAGCAGACGAATAAAGACTTCAAGGACACTGAGTTTCAAAAAATCTTTACGCTTGCCGAGCAGTTTAGAGAAACAAGCAAAAAAATAGACTTCTCCAAGAGAGATAAGTATAAAGAAGATCTTGTGCGTATTAAGGAGCTTATGAAAGAGCTCTTCGGGCCTGCTCCGGGCGAAGAAAAACCCGCCCTCATTATGGAGCAGTACGGGGCTACACGCTGGGATATGGCTCAGAGAGTAATCAATGAGATAATGCACAAGACCGAATGGGTGGAACAGGAAGGCACAGCCGCACTTGCGAAGAAGAAAGTGGAGCGGAGAAAGACATTCAAAGGCACAGGATTTGAGGCCTTCTTTGATATACTTCCGCAGAAGGCCAGAGAAATCCTCAAACCGAGAACCACCTTCTACTGGCAGTATTTCATAGACGACAGCACTCCCGGACATTATTTCGGGGGCGTTGGGCCGGAGATAATCGGTACTCTAATGCTCACGCTTCTTGCAATGGCTATGGCTATCCCGCTTGGAATTACAGCAGCGGCATATCTTGTAGAATGTGCGGGCGAGAATATGATTGTAAAAATCATCAGGGGCTTTATCAACACCCTTGCAGGCGTTCCGAGCATCGTGTTTGGTCTTTTCGGGATGGCTTTTTTCGTGATGTTTCTTCTTCCAGCATTCGGCAAGCAGCCTCAGGCCTGCGTTTTGACAGCCTCAATGACACTCGCTGTGCTTGTGCTTCCTGTAATAATCAGATCGAGCGAAGAGGCTATAAGGGCAGTGCCCAGAACTTATAAAGAGGCCTCGCTGGCTCTTGGAGCGGGCAACTTTTCTACCTTTATCTTCGTTACCATGCCCGCAGCGATGCCGGGAATACTCACTGGGATCATTCTGAGCTTATCAAGGGCCGCAGGCGAAACAGCCCCAATTCTTTTCACAGGAGCAGTGGCTCTGGGGCCTATACCAGACAGCATTTTCTCACCGACAAGAACACTATCATACGGCAGCTACGACATCGCCGTTGGAGACAGGCTCGCAATGCAGGTACCCCACAAACAGTACGGTATGGTGGCAACGCTT